DNA from Rhinatrema bivittatum chromosome 1, aRhiBiv1.1, whole genome shotgun sequence:
taaATTGAAAAGTTTTGTTTGCATATCCCTGAGAATTGTCCAGTGAAGTGAAAATACACCTGCAGCTGATTGAtaaatttcactttgaaagtagATTTTTACTACAATTAAGAATATCTATTTTATGGTTGTAGCAGCAGAGTAAGTGATATAAGAAAGCCCTCCCCACTATGGGAAGTCAAGGACTTTGCAGTACGACTGTTATGCTTACTGTGAGCAAAAATTGGATGCTTCTAACTCTAGCAAAGAGCCTCATCAAAATTATAATTTGATTTATCTTAAAGCTTAGTTTTCAAACATAGCCCTATGTATACCTGATTTCATGATTATTGATATGTAGCACTATACCATATTCTAGAAGTGGCTATCTCTAGTCCTCCAGAGCCAatacaggcctggttttcaggatatccacaatgaacatacatgagattgatttgcatagaATGGATGCAGTGCATGCTAATTCTATCTCTTGCacgttcattgtggatatcctgaaaaacaaacctgtttatggctcttgaggactggagttggccacccctgccctgtTTCTTTCTAATGCATAATAAAGTGatacactgaggggcggattttcagagccctgctcgcgtaaatccgcccaaaaccgggcggatttacgcgagcagggccctgcgcgccgggaagcctattttacataggcctcccggcgcgcgcagagccccgggactcgcgtacgtcccggggttctcggaggggggcgtgtcggggggcggggccggagcgcgcggcgttgcgggggcgtgtcggcagcgttttgggggcgggtacggggcgtggccgcgccctccgtacccgcccccaggtcgcggcccggcgcgcagcaggcccgctggcgcgcggggatttacgtctccctccgggaggcgtaaatcccccgacaaaggtaaggggggggtgtagacagggccgggtgggtgggttaggtaggggaagggagggtaaggtgaggggagagcaaaggaaagttccctccgaggccgctccgatttcggagcggccttggagggaacggggggaggcagcgcggctcggcgcgcgcaggctatacaaaatcgatagccttgcgcgcgccgatccaggattttagtggatacgcgcgcctccgcgcgtatctactaaaatccagcgtacttttgcttgagtctgatgcgcaagcaaaagtaggctgttcgcgcgcctcttaaaatctacccctgaatgaaGAACGCGGTTTCAGAAATCATGCATACTGATTACTAAAAATAAGCCTCCAGTTTCCAGAAGTTCTGGACACCATCCATGAGGCCTTTTTTCTAAAGATTTGTTCTCATTTTGTGTATATGGAAAAAATGCTCAGTAAACAGGTTCCTATATCAGATCATTTGTTCTGGACAGGACACTATGTTCCGCATGTCAAGTGGAAATTTTTGCTTAAATTATAAAACATAAGGAAAGTCCTACATTCAAAAGATGCAACATCAAACTTTAAAGTGTCCACATTAAAGAAAACATATATCTGCATACAGGTACAAATAAATTAGTTAACTATTTTGACTGCTTTACAGGGCAAGAATTCTATGATATTAAACAGGATTACTGATAAAATGTCAAAATCCTTTATAGAATGAATGTAGTAGAAAATTCTTACATTTCCTtaatttccctttcctttgaatAAGCCTTTTGAAATTTTGCAGTTTTAGTCCACAGAATGAGAAACATGCTTAGAGCCTAATTCATAATAATAGTCATATTTTGCTTAGTATTTTgatcaatgcttttaaaatatcttACCGAAATATTGCACAGGAACAAAAATGCTGCTATATTCTTCAGAACAATCCTTTTTAAGCTCATTCTCCTTGAACTCGTAGCATGGCTTGGCACAGTGGCAGCTGGTAGTCCAACTGGATCGTATCCTTGATCGCACTTATCGTCATTACACTCATTCCCATTTGCAACTGCAGGGAGCTCTTCATTTGAGTCAGGTTTATGGCACATATCATCATACGGAGACACAAGCGACAGGGTGCTCTCGCTAGAAATGGTGAAGATCTCATCAACAGTTCTTCCATCGCCCTTTACTGCTTCTTCTTTGAGATACACAAACTCAGTTACAAACAGGTTCTGAATGCTTTTCTCAATGATAATTAGTATAGAATATGGCAAATTGTACCAGGTGTATACTGGGTGTGCATTTGCACCGACAATGGCCAAGATGGATCCCAAAGACATAAGCCAAGATCCACATGCAGAGCCGACCAATAGTGATGTGTCTAGTTTAATGGCTGGGCTTTTTGCCTCATCTTCCTGGAATTTGCTTTCTTTCCGATATAGGAAAAGACCGACAAATTCAGCCGCACACATTAGTGTCAGTATTGTGATCCCATATAAATAATACATGATGAGGACTGATTCACTCTTGCTTTTCGAACTTCCAATCTGAATGAAATACACAATGACGACGGCAACCGTGACTGCCAACACACTCAGTCCCAGCACTGTGCCAGTCAATATACCCTGGAAATGAAATGATTTTTTCTGTGCATGGTGTTTTTCTTTGCTCCCAATATTCTTCCATAAGACATAGAGCATTGTAGATGCTAATATGTGATACTCCAAGTTGAATGGATACAGATAGTATATTCCTTTAGAAAGTATCGAGCAAGCATTCATAGAACAATTGCACGTAGGTGAACTGTCttctaaaaattataaaaaagaaagaaagaaaagaaaaccactgTCAGAATCTGTGCTTGGGTGACAATATCTTACTGTTTTTTTAAGgtgaaaaacagcaaacaagcagtAAGAGATCAATTTCTAAATGTATCTAAAGTATAAAGAATGCTCACTATTAGACATTGTATGTAAACAACAAGTACCTACAGGTATGGTCTCTGATACAAGAACAGCCTCATATCCCATTATCAATTGACAGAACTGTGAAGTAAAGCCAGCTTTCTTTACCTTGAGTTATGCGACTGAAATGACTCTCTTTCTAGTAAGAGGTGCTGTGGAACACCCATTATGAAACTAATGAGGTAAGCAGGAAATTAAAATTCCCTTTTTTTTGTGCCAAAATCtgaagtgcatttttttttcatctgctaGAAATTAAtggctctcccttctctctcacattcacttGCACCCTGCTCTTTATGAAAATACTATATCCTCAGTTATGCTTACAGTCATGCTTTTAACTCCCAAATTGATTTTAAACTGCTTTTATTTGTTAATATTTTCAAAGTAGCTACCTGTAGCATCCCTTATTTTTGAGAgctaaaattactttaaaaataatgCTAAAGGGGTACTTTTGAGCTCCTACAGGATGGCAGTGTAGAAAGAAGGCTCTCGGGAACATCCCCatagttcagatttttttttattgttgttggaTTCTTTTTGCACAAGACCCTTGGGGATCATGTCTATAAGCAAAACTTGAAAGACTGAGGCAACTTTTACGGCTGGCTCCGGTGTTAAAAGGCCAAAAGATGACCATCCTtttctggtggtttcaaaaacccaGGGCTGATGGCAACTCCTCTGCCTCAAATTTTGAGCAGCTCTGGGAAATCAAATCTATGATCTTTGTCAACATCACTGCAATTCAGGAGATTAAGGTTGAAGTTTCTTTTATCTCAAATCCAGGCATTTCAAATGCATCTAAATGAGCTGGAAATATACATGGGCCAGTTATTGGAACCTTGCAGTGTTGGCGAACTCCAggcctcgagtgccacaaacaggaccggttttcaggatatccacaatagggatgtgcattcgtccaggacgaattaggcaatttcaacaaaattgcttaATTCGTCCTGGATTGGGGAGCCCGAAATccgaaggaatttttcctgaaattttgggaaaaatttgtttcgggtttactgcgcactaactggaAAAattgttagtgagcactaacgggacttagagcgcactaatggggagttattgcacactaacccgaaattcgggtctCCCCCGAATTTAaaggcccaaaccgcgggaaattgaagcacatccctaatccacaatgaatatgcatgagatagatttgcatacaatgaagacagtgcatgcaaatctttctaatgtaaattcattgtagatatcctgaaaacctggcctgtttgtggcattcaagaactggagtttgccataagaacataagaacatgccatactgggccagaccaaggatccatcaagctcaacattctgtttccaacagtggccaatccaggctataagtacctggcaagtacccaaaaacttgccaggtacttgcagtggctattttctaagtcaacttgattaatagcaagtaatggacgtctccttcaagaacttatccaaaccttttttaaacacagctacactaactgcactaaccacatcccctggcaacaaattccagagcttaattgtgcattgagtgaaaaagaactttctcagattagttttaaatgagctacatgctaacttcatggagtaccccctagtccttctattatccaaaagagtaaataatggattcacatttacccgttctagacctctcatgattttaaaaacctctatcatatccccctcagccatctcttctccaggctgaacagtcctaacctctttagtctttcctcataggggagctgtttcatcccctttatcattttggtcgcccttttctgtaccttcttcattccaactatatattttttgagatgaggtgaccagaattgtaccatggagagatacagaggcattatgacattttctgttttattcatcattccctttctaataattcctaacattctgtttgctttttggactgttGAATATCTGGCAAACCACAATTACAAGAACAATCTGAGGATTTCAAGATTCCCTAAAGGACTTGAAGGTAACAACCCCTTGGACATTTTGGAGAAGGTACTCACGCAATTGTTACATATCTGTTTGTCCAAACTGTTTGAAATCGAATGTTTTCATTGCATTCCCTCCTTCCTGCTGCTCCCCAGGCCATTTGTCATAAAAACCTTGAGATATCCACAAGTTGCTGAAATTCTATCTAAAGAACAGCGAACACCGCAGATTATGTGGGAAGGTaaaaagattttaattttggCAGATCTTGCTAAAGCCATGGCGGATAGACAGAAACTCTTTTTGGCTCTGTGCCCATGTTTACATGCATTGGGGACTGAATTTGGCTTATTTTTTCCCACTGATATGAAGAACACCCTTTAGAACAGTACTCAACAATTTTTGGATCCTAAGGACTTGGAGAAGTTTTTGGCTGAATGCGAGGCCTAAGTATCATTATTAAGTAACTCTGTGTACTTAAGCGGTGAACATTCATGCCTTGATTTTTCTTCTGGGAATATGCTTACTTAATTTTGAACTAGTCATGTTGGTACTTCTTTTCCTGTTTTTGGATGCAATATTGATTAATTTCTGCTGATGGTGTTGGCCATTGTGTCAGGAGATGTTATCCCAACCTGTACTTCTTTGATTTTTGTGGCCACAGGGACTTGGAGTttgctctttttatttttggtCTTTTCCTTTTGGCAGAGCCGATTTTCTTTGGCTCTTGAATTCTTGACCCCTTTTCTGGCATTTTACTAATTAGTTGGACAGTGCATGTATGAACTTAGTATTGTTGGGAGTTATATGTTTCAAATGTGTTTGGGGATGCTGTGTGGGGTGCTATTTTTCTCCAATCTTTTCATCGGTTGTTATTTGCTGGGTATTCCTTTGTATGTGTGCTTTCATTGAATTTTTTCTGCATATTGGGGATATGCCTGATGGATgcgatttttgttttttttctttctgaaccTGATTATGCTActgtttgtttgctgtttttatcttctttctctgtttttatgtAAAGGCTTTactattgttttcattttgtttctttttctttctcgaATATGAATGGGGTatatttttcttctgtgtttattcCTTCTGTGCTCATGGGTTTTGCTTAGGTGCTGGATTAATGCTTGTACTGTTTATCCTTCTCCCATACTTGTCATCTTTTCTTCCAATagtttcccttaatgttaagggaagCACCCAATTAAATGCAAATAGGTCTTGATTTATCTTAATAAACAATGTCCTTCTATTAACTTTTCACAGGAAACACATCTATTCTCTCCTGAATTTGTCTTTTTGTATCCACTCTGAGGATGGAAAATGATGTTGTGATTCTCTTTTTCAAGCATCTGGACTATGCATTGAATATGATTCAGAAGATAGATGAGTGCTGGCTATTGTAATGTTTATTCCTGTCAAAATTATTTTGCTGAATATTTATGCATCTTCCAATGACTCTCTTCTACTTTTTCATGGCATTTTTCATCTCCCATTGGATTTTACAGTGGATACGTCTTCCTCTGTCCGTATAAGATCTTCTAATGCACGTtatgagaataactttcaaaactgcttgtatGTGTCCATTTACTTCTGTATATGGGCATATGCAAAGttgttactgtattttataacctccaCAGATGTGatacgcacaggttataaaatacaagtacatatgtgtgcacaaatgctcacaTATATAAAAGCACCAAGCCACGGAATTGGACTAAATGTATTTTGGTTGCAGTAAATGTTTTGTTGAATACCCCACCAGAATACCCAGCATTCTTTCTTTACTGTCAAAGATACCCTAAAGCAAGGACATCAGAATAATGAATATATCTGAGCGATAAACCAAAGGGAGTCTGAAATCTGAGTGTTGGTATCCACCCTGGAGGTTTATCCTCTTCCCCACTGGAATAAACCCCAGCACCAACTATGTTGGAGTGAAATAAGAGGACAACTCAGCACACTCAACAACCCATACAATTGTCCAAAATAACACTCTACCAACACAACAAAGGACAATAAACATCAAAAAAATCAAAGGCAATAATACACACTATGTATTATAGATAGGGTGTCAGCAAACCGGGAACAAATACATATAGCACCTCTCCAAAACAAAGATCTGCCAGTCCTTTCAATCCTTCACCCAGAATTTTGGaatgatatttttttcaagagATTTTTAGTCAGCTGATGTCAGGGCATTGTGTTTGTTCACTTACATGGGTCAATAGTTGTTTAATAATACtgaattttttcacatttttgaaaaagtttttatatgcaattaaaaatctcttgaaaaaaatatcattCCAAAATTCTGAGTGAAGGATTGAGAGGACCAAGTGACCTCTGATTTGGAGAGGTGCTGTACATATTGTTGCCAGCTTGCTGACACCCTATCTATAATGCATAGTATGCATTATCATCTTTgatttgtttatgtttattgcCCTTCATTCTGTTGGTAGAGTGAACTAAGAGGAGAGAAAGTCCCTGAAGAGGGGGTTACATGTGTTTCTCTAAGCTAAGTGAATCTGAATGAGTTCCCGTAAGAACATTTAGCAGAATCTCATTAAAATTTAAACTGACCCGCTTAATCTAACCAAATTAATTGTGGTCCTGTACTCTATCCAATGCTTATCATACTTTAACTAATAAGAATGAcccaaaataagtaaaaaaaaaaggttaattaatTATTCACAGACTCATTATTACAATTATCCTTGACAGTACAGCTTCATCCTGTTTTCCTACCAAATCCTATGATGTTTATCAGCAATTTCCTGCAAAATACTTTGCAGGCGGGAATTATTCACCATGATAAAATCAAGAGCTTAATATGGTCATGAACAGCACTGTTGACTACTGTACTGTAAACCAGACCAATGTTTTGTGCAAAAATGTCAAGGTAGAATTACTATAAGAAGAATATCTATACATTACTAGCTGTTTAACTTACGCAAAGTAATGTTTTCAAAACCTAGAGTAGACAGCCTCTCCTTATGTTCAAAAAGCTGGTGTTTTGACTCCGTTAGAACTGCAGCAGCCCATAAAAGTAAGTTGGTAAATACAGAATGGATCAATCCAAACCTgtcaaaaattataaaaataaaaaaagattacaGATAAGCACAGAAAATATATGATACTTAATTCCTGATAGCATCTGATACAAGTGGTTAAGTGTCCAGCAGCTTGCACCAGAGGACATTGTAACATAATAGCATTTGTGCATGATAAGCTGATATACAATGCTGGACACTTTTTCATTTCTGATAATGTGTACCACTTCACAGAACTGCCAAAAGTCGGTGTGGATACGCTTGATTTTGTCCTTTGAAATCAATGGAGTTATAGCAGGTTATCCCAGTCTATCCCAACAAATCCACTAAAGTGTCAGAATTCCCCGAAGGTTTATAGGGCCAGCACTGGTCATGTCTACATCTTATATGAATCATGCAGTAAAACAAATAGCTGTACAAAAAGTccttaaaaaatatgttttccaTTCTGTGCCTTTGGAAAGTTTTTATCGAATAAGGCCCAGTATGAGTATGTTGTTGAAGCACTAATAGCAGAAATGTTTTGTTGGACAATAAGAGTTGGGCAGGGACAGATTTATAATGTTGTTGCCCCTAGGCACTTTTGGGGTTACCCCCTTctgtaagggtctgttacagggtagcagagggctgttttCTGCTGACTGAgtttcagcagagctggaaggtggaaaatcttagccagcctgctgcaccTAAATGATTGCTGACCTTGGCACagacataatgggtgcctattgacaaatccaaggCTGGAGTTAGGAAGGAAAGGCAAATCATGCTCATCCATATATTTTCTTGTGGCTTGCAATTGAATTTCTGCAGCAATACTGATGTTTTAAGGGGGCCATTTTCGAAATGGGTAGTTGAAAAACCCTCAAGTACTGTCACCTATGGACTctgcagttttcaaaggaaatgtaTTTGTGTACTTTCACTTTGGAAATTGCCTAAGCAAAAAGTATGTGCAgacatttgtacctgctttttctgcagatattttTCCTACAAAACTCTGCACTTTGCTgtctcccctgacctaacctcCACCTCTGAGCCTGTCTACTTTTCCCTTGTACAAAAGTAGGTACTTTGTTGATTCCCACTTGTACCTTTACCTGTGTACAAGGTGGGACATTTTCAATCTATTTACATGGGCAAATAACC
Protein-coding regions in this window:
- the LOC115093884 gene encoding proton channel OTOP1-like; translated protein: MAEDNTLDALPQERISLNLKLSPSPSTVDNKLLKKSVHFKLTKSYPEKNAELLSRQYGINVFLAGLLLMFVSSLDISGIPKPSLLSYLVTLMLIQFIWMIWYIYISYRQRKLSKEKDTHAGTRWLKCAILLFAGITLILDAMKVGYFIGYLECESITEVIYPVTHIMHTLLQVYFLWFHAKDIIQSFKTLERFGLIHSVFTNLLLWAAAVLTESKHQLFEHKERLSTLGFENITLQDSSPTCNCSMNACSILSKGIYYLYPFNLEYHILASTMLYVLWKNIGSKEKHHAQKKSFHFQGILTGTVLGLSVLAVTVAVVIVYFIQIGSSKSKSESVLIMYYLYGITILTLMCAAEFVGLFLYRKESKFQEDEAKSPAIKLDTSLLVGSACGSWLMSLGSILAIVGANAHPVYTWYNLPYSILIIIEKSIQNLFVTEFVYLKEEAVKGDGRTVDEIFTISSESTLSLVSPYDDMCHKPDSNEELPAVANGNECNDDKCDQGYDPVGLPAATVPSHATSSRRMSLKRIVLKNIAAFLFLCNISLWIPPAFGCRPQYDNGLEEIVFGFIPWIILIDIAMPFSVFYRMHSAFSIFEIYCKF